Part of the Cohnella candidum genome, CCGATAATCCGTTTCCGGGGAAGGCAGGATGACCATGTTAGCTGCACCGGCGCAAGATTTGGATTTTATGCAGTTCGTTTCGAAGCTGAAGGCGAAATCGGGCATCGATTTGTCGCAATACAAGGAAAACCAGATGCGGCGCCGCTTGAACAGCTTGAAGGACAATCGGGGTTACCGGACGTTCGGCGAATTCTTTCAGGGCATGATGTCGGACCGGGAGCTTTACGAGGAATTCCTGGACCACATGACGATCAACGTCTCGGAGTTTTACCGGAATGCGAAGCGCTGGGAAGTGCTGGAACAGAAGGTCGTTCCGGATCTGCTGGCGCAAAGCCGAAGCTTGAAATGCTGGAGCGCCGCCTGTTCGACCGGTGACGAGCCGTATAGCTTGGCCATGGTGCTGCTCGGTCGGCTCAAGCGCCACGAATTCGAAATTCTGGCGACCGATATCGACAAGGGCGCGATCGGCAAAGCCAAAGCGGGCCTGTATCCCGCGCAATCGGTCAAAGAGGCTCCGAAGGCCGCGTTGAACAAATATTTCACGATGACGGGAACGCAATATGAGGTGTCGGACGAGGTCAAGAAATGCGTGACCTTCAAGCAACATAATCTGTTGTCGGACCCGTATGATTCGAATTTCGATCTGATCGTTTGCCGTAACGTGCTGATTTATTTTACCGATGAAGCCAAAGACGCCATCTTCCAGAAGTTCAGCAAGTCGCTCAAGCCCGGCGGATATTTGTTCATCGGGGGCACGGAGCAAATCTTCCAGCCCGCGAAATATCAATTGGAGCCGGCGGATACGTTTTTTTACAGAAAAATAGCGAAATGAGTGGAACACGATGGCCAAAACGAAAGTTCTCGTCGTCGACGATTCCTTGTTCATGCGGAAGCTGATCGCGCGCCTGGTAGAAGAAGACCCTCTTCTTGAGGTCACGGGGACGGCGCGGAACGGGGCCGAAGCGGTGGAGATGGTGCGCGTGCTGCAGCCGGAGGTCATCACGATGGACGTCGAGATGCCCGTGATGGACGGACTGGAGGCGCTCTCTCATATCATGAAGGAGCGCCCGACGCCGGTTGTCATGTTGAGTTCGTTGACGCAGGAAGGCGCCCAAGAAACCATTGAGGCCCTGCAGAGAGGCGCGGTCGATTTCATCCCGAAACCGTCCGGTTCCACCTCCGCGGATCTGTACAAGGTGAAGGACGAAATGCTGGCCAAAATCAAGTCCGCGGCCAAAACCCCGGCTTCCGCGCTTCGTCTCCTGGCGAAACGGCAGGCTTCGGCACCGCCAGGCGCGATTCCGGCGAAGAAGGGCCGGTCCCACTTCGGACAAATCGTCGCGATCGGCACGTCCACGGGCGGTCCCCGCGCGTTGGACGCCGTCATCGGGGCGTTGCCCCGGGATTTCTCTTTTCCTATCCTTGTCGTGCAGCACATGCCGCCTAAATTCACCTGATCGCTCGCGCAAAGGCTGGATGCTTTATCCGCTGTGCGCGTGGTGGAAGCCGAGGACGGGGAGCGGATTGAAGGCGGAACCGTCTATATCGCGCCGGGGAATTACCACATGACGGCGGTGGAAAAAGGCGGGGAATACCGGATTAAGCTGAACCAGGACCCGCAGCGGAGCGGACACCGTCCGTCCGTGGACGTGCTGTTCGAATCGGTAGCAAAGCTGGGGTCGCTGAAGCGGCACTTCGTCCTGATGACGGGCATGGGCAGCGACGGCGCTAAAGGCATGCTGCTGGCCAAAGAATCGGGCGCCGCGACGACGATCGCGGAAGCCAAAGAAACGTGCGTCGTCTTCGGCATGCCGAAGGCCGCGATCGAGTACAAATGCGTGGACCACGTCGTACCGGTCGACAGGATCGCCGCCAAGCTGACCGAAATCGTCAAATAGCCCGCCGGCGTATAAACAGCCGTTCCCTTGGAAGAGGGGGCGGCTTCTTTGCTTTCATCTGCATAAGGGGAATGAGTAGGGAAAACATTAATTCTGTTCCTTTACCGGGAGGTGATTGGCGTGGATGAAACTTTGCGCATGGCGCCCCACGAGACAATGGAAGTGCATGAAATGGTCAATTTCAAAACGCTGTGCCTGGCGCAGTCCAAATTGATGCAGGGAATCGTTTTCGACAGGGACCTGAAGCACCTGATGCAAAAAGACGTGGAAGTGACGATGCGTCACCTGGATCAACTCAAAGGCTTGTACGCGAAAATAAGGCTGCAGTAAAGCGGGAGGCTTACCGATGAACAACGATTATTTGGATCCGATCAACTCGGTCGGCATGCCGGACGCCGCGGACAACGCCTTGTGCATGGAATTCCTCATGCGCGCCAAGAACGGCGTTCGCAATTGCGCGGCAGCATTAGCCGAGTCCGCTTCACCCGACGTAAGGACCATTTTGAAGGGAATACTGTCCGACTCTCTGCGCATGCATGAGGAAATATCCAAGCTGATGATCGACAAGCACTGGCTCCACCCCTACCAGGTCGGAGAGCAGTTCCAGATGGATTTGAAGTCAGCCGATACGACCCTCAAGATCGCTAACATGAAGCTTTTTCCGGAAGATACCGCGCGGCTCGGAATGTTCGCGACGCCGGACAAATAGGGGGATATGGATGAAAGCCGTAACGTTCCAAGGCATTAAAAACGTTCAGGTCAAAGAGGTCGCAGATCCCAAAATCCAGAAAAAGGACGATATCATCGTCCGGCTGACGGCTTCCGCGATTTGCGGGTCCGATTTGCACCTGATCCACGGCATGATTCCGAACATGCCTCAGGATTACATTATCGGACATGAACCGGTGGGCATCGTGGAAGAAGCGGGACCGGAGGTGACATCTCTCAAGAAGGGCGATAAAGTCATCATTCCGTTCAACGTGGCTTGCGGGCAGTGCTGGTATTGCAACAACCATCTCGAGAGCCAGTGCGACAACTCCAATCCCCACGGAGACTCCGGCGCTTATTTCGGGTATTCCGAGACGACCGGGGGTTATCCGGGAGGCCAGGCGCAGTTCATGCGCGTGCCGTACGCGAACTTTACGCCGTTCAAGGTTCCGGAAAGCAACGAGATCGAAGACGAGAAGCTCGCGGTCATCGCGGACGCCATGACGACCGCCTTCTGGACCGTCGACAACGCGGGCGTCAAGCCGGGTGACACGGTCATCGTGCTCGGCTGCGGGCCGGTCGGCATGTTCGCGCAGAAATTTTGCTGGTTGAAAGGCGCGAAACGGGTGATCGCCGTCGATTATGTCGATTACCGGCTGGAACGCGCCAAAGCCCGCAACAACGTGGAGACGGTGAACTTCGAGAAGGAAGAGAACATCGGCAACCATTTGAAGGAAATAACCAAAGGCGGCGCGGACGTCGTCATCGACGCGGTCGGCATGGACGGCAAGATGACGCCGATGGAATTCCTGGCTTCCGGCCTTAAGCTTCAAGGCGGCGCGATGGGAGCCATCGTCATCGCATCGCAGGCGGTACGCAAAGGCGGCACGATTCAAATTACCGGCGTGTACGGCGGGCGATACAACGCTTTCCCGTTGGGAGACATCTTTCAGCGCAACATTACCGTGAAGACGGGACAGGCGCCGGTGATCCACTACATGCCCCATATGTACGAGTTGGTGGCGTCCGGCAAAATCGATCCGATGGACATCGTGACGCACGTCATTCCGCTGGACGACGCCAAACGGGGATACGAGATTTTCGACGATAAGCTCGACAATTGCATAAAGGTGGTGCTGAAGCCATGACCGGAGGAGGCGATTTCGGCAGCATTATCCCGAACCGGTTCGGCGTTCACGAAACGCTGGAGCTGCATGAGATTGCGGCGTTCAAATCGCTCTGTCTGACCAAAGCCAAATCGATGCAGATGCTCGTATCCGATCCGGAGCTCAAAACGCTCATGCAACAGGACGTCCAGCTCTCCACCCGGCAGTTGCAAGAATTGAACGGGTTGCTGAGCCAAGCGATCCAATAGGAGGGAAAAGCATGCTTCCGTTCGTCGAAAATTTAATGGGGTTAAATACAATGACGGACCAAGTCATCGCCATGGACATGCTCATTTCCGCGAAAAGCGGGATGAAAATGTGCGCGGTCGCGGTGACCGAATCGGCGACCCCCGAAGTCAGGGCGGCGTTCCAAAAGCAGTTATACGAGGCGATCGACACCCATGAGAAATTGACGGATTACATGATGCGAAAAGGCTACTACCACCCCTATAACGTCCAAGAACAAATCCGGTTGGATCAGACGAATGCGCAAACGGCTTTGAGCCTGCCGTAAAGACCGTTTGTTTTTAGGGTCCGGTGTGCGGCTGACCCTTACCACCTTGCGGACAACCACGTATTGTGGAGTATCCGGGAGGTGCGATACACATGAACGTCATGGAACGCAAACTGGCCGCTGGCACCGAATTCGAAACCTCATACTATCGTGCGGATGGGGAAGGACCGGGCATCGTCGTGATCGTCACCGCCGGCGTTCATGGCAATGAACCGGCGGGCGTCCTTGCGGCTCGCCAACTGGTTGAGGATCTTCGCAACGACGTATTGCGGCTGCGTAAAGGCAGACTGATCGTCGTTCCGCTCGTCAACGGGCCCGCTTTTAAGCGGAAGACGAGAGGAGTGCCCGACCTGAACCGTACTTTTCCAAGGCGCCCGTACGCGAAAGCCAGGCATCCGGTAACGGATGCCTTATTCCGTCTCGCCAGCATTCATCGAGTCGCCTGGTATTTGGACCTTCACGAAGCGAACGGCTTGTCCCAGCTGAGCCGCAAAGTGCTGGGCCAAACCTTGATCGTCAATCCCGGGAGCCAAGCGATACCGGTCGTCCGGCAAGCGGCTGCCTGGGCCAA contains:
- a CDS encoding spore coat protein; translated protein: MAPHETMEVHEMVNFKTLCLAQSKLMQGIVFDRDLKHLMQKDVEVTMRHLDQLKGLYAKIRLQ
- a CDS encoding zinc-dependent alcohol dehydrogenase, translating into MKAVTFQGIKNVQVKEVADPKIQKKDDIIVRLTASAICGSDLHLIHGMIPNMPQDYIIGHEPVGIVEEAGPEVTSLKKGDKVIIPFNVACGQCWYCNNHLESQCDNSNPHGDSGAYFGYSETTGGYPGGQAQFMRVPYANFTPFKVPESNEIEDEKLAVIADAMTTAFWTVDNAGVKPGDTVIVLGCGPVGMFAQKFCWLKGAKRVIAVDYVDYRLERAKARNNVETVNFEKEENIGNHLKEITKGGADVVIDAVGMDGKMTPMEFLASGLKLQGGAMGAIVIASQAVRKGGTIQITGVYGGRYNAFPLGDIFQRNITVKTGQAPVIHYMPHMYELVASGKIDPMDIVTHVIPLDDAKRGYEIFDDKLDNCIKVVLKP
- a CDS encoding CheR family methyltransferase, translating into MLAAPAQDLDFMQFVSKLKAKSGIDLSQYKENQMRRRLNSLKDNRGYRTFGEFFQGMMSDRELYEEFLDHMTINVSEFYRNAKRWEVLEQKVVPDLLAQSRSLKCWSAACSTGDEPYSLAMVLLGRLKRHEFEILATDIDKGAIGKAKAGLYPAQSVKEAPKAALNKYFTMTGTQYEVSDEVKKCVTFKQHNLLSDPYDSNFDLIVCRNVLIYFTDEAKDAIFQKFSKSLKPGGYLFIGGTEQIFQPAKYQLEPADTFFYRKIAK
- a CDS encoding succinylglutamate desuccinylase/aspartoacylase family protein, whose amino-acid sequence is MNVMERKLAAGTEFETSYYRADGEGPGIVVIVTAGVHGNEPAGVLAARQLVEDLRNDVLRLRKGRLIVVPLVNGPAFKRKTRGVPDLNRTFPRRPYAKARHPVTDALFRLASIHRVAWYLDLHEANGLSQLSRKVLGQTLIVNPGSQAIPVVRQAAAWANGFILNGNRKFNVRVKGLPGSGRQAAHSLLQARAVTFETCWSLPLRDRVRYQTALLRRMLKETGIVTGAETIPY
- a CDS encoding spore coat protein is translated as MLPFVENLMGLNTMTDQVIAMDMLISAKSGMKMCAVAVTESATPEVRAAFQKQLYEAIDTHEKLTDYMMRKGYYHPYNVQEQIRLDQTNAQTALSLP
- a CDS encoding spore coat protein yields the protein MNNDYLDPINSVGMPDAADNALCMEFLMRAKNGVRNCAAALAESASPDVRTILKGILSDSLRMHEEISKLMIDKHWLHPYQVGEQFQMDLKSADTTLKIANMKLFPEDTARLGMFATPDK